The Verrucomicrobium spinosum DSM 4136 = JCM 18804 DNA segment CCCGCGCTCACGGCGTAGTCGGCGCACCAGGGGAACTTGGAGCCGTCCGCCCGGCGGGTGACGCCGCCCTCTGCGGAGATGTGGGGGACGAGTTTGTTGGGGCCGCCGTACGCTGGCATGTTCATGAGCAGTGCGTATTGGCGGGTGCCGGAGTCGTCGTCCTTGCCTTTCCCCTCGCTCCACATCCCGGCGATGGTGCGGCTGACGTGGAGGTTCTCGATGCGAACGACGGCGAAGAGGGTGACCTGGGCGTTGGGACCTGAAATGTTCAAGTCGGCGGTCTCTGCGTAGGGAATGTGAAGGAAGTTCTTGCCGTTGAGCACGGCACTGTAGCCGGAATAAGGGCCGCCATCGGAGCGTGTGACCGGGTCACCCGCTTCCTTCAGAGGGTGGGGATTGGGAGTCCCTGTGGAGAGGCGGGGCTGACCTGAGGGCTCTCCAAAGGTCCAGAATGCCACAAGACCTGGAGTTTGCGTCACGAGGGCGGGATCGCCAGATGGAGGGGCGGCCGGGAGCCAGTAGCTGGCCAGCAGCAGGGGCAGGAGGGTGGTCAGGTGACGCATGTTGCATGCTGGATGAGACCTTGTTTCCAGGCTACGATTTTTGTTCCCGCACCGGGCTCATCGTGTGTCGTCCGCATCAGGAGAGAGATATGATCGATTTTTCATTCAGGAGGGGGAGGGGGGCGATCGGGGGATCTGAGTTGGCTGCAAGGGTGGCTCATGCAGTGAATATCCGCCTGCGGCAGGCATTGCGCGTTCATCTGGGCGACGGTGGTTCTCCGGATTCTGACCATTTTCATGCATTCCCATACCGTTTGACAGCCCGGTGATGCCGTGTTGAATGCCCGCCCTACATCATGTTGCAAGAACTCAAGCAGAGAGAGAAAGAAGGCCGGCCCATCCAGATTGGATTGATCGGGTCTGGCGCCATGGGAACTGGCATTGCCTACCAGATTGGCCGGACCCCGGGCATGCGGCTTGCATTCGTTGCCGACCAGAATCTCGAGGCTGCGCAGAAGGGGGCCGACAAGTACGGCAAACCGACTCTTGTCACCACGGACGGCATGGCCGCCCTTCGTGATGAAAAGCTGCACGTGGACGTGTTTGTGGAGGCCACGAACTCCATCATTGCTGCGTATGACTACTGTATTGCGGCGATCCAGCGAAAATCGCACGTCGTGATGATGAACGCAGAGGTGGACCTCATTCTTGGGCATCTGCTCCAGGCCGAGGCTCAGAAGCACGGAGTGGTGGTGACCAGCGACGCTGGCGACCAGCACGGAGTGCTCGCCCGCATGATGGAAGAGATCGAGATGTGGGGCTTTGACATCGTCCAGGCAGGCAACATGAAAGGGTTCTTGGATCGTCACCGTGACATCGAAGGCACCGTGGAGATCGCCAAAAAACTTGGCCTGAGCACCATTCAGTGTCTCGCTTACACGGACGGTTCCAAGTTGAACATCGAAATGGCTGTCATCGCGAATGAGTATGGGTTGACCCCGTTCGTCCCGGGCATGGAAGGCCCCAAGGCCAACAAGATGCAGGATGTGGTGGATCTCTTCGACTTCGACAAGTACAACGGCCAAGGCCGTGTGGACTATGTGCTGGGTGCCAAAGAGCATGGCGGCGGCGTTTATGTGGTGGCCAAGTGTGAGAGCGAGTTCCAGCAGGGCTACATGAACTACTACAAGGTGACGAACAAGCACCCGTACTACGTGTTCCTGCGTCCTTATCACCTTTGCCATCTGGAGACGCCCCGGGCCTCCGCCCTGGCTGCATTGTACAACAAGCCGGTCTGCACCCAGCGCATGGGGCGCATCTCGGACTGTTTCGCGTACGCCAAAAAGGACCTCCCGGCGGGCACCCGTGTGGAGCACGCCATCGGTAGCGATGAAGTTTACGGCCTCATTGAAGAAGCCGCTCCTGCCTACGCGGCGGGTCGTATGCCCCAGGGCGTGTTGGACGTGGAGGAGTCCAACGAGCGTCCGGTGCTCAAGCGTGCGGTCAAAAAAGACGAGCCGCTGTTCTGGGATGATTTCAATATGCCGGCCAGTCGCATGGTCGAGCTCTGGAATCAGCAGATGGCCCTGCCCGGCATCAAGAAGTAGTCGGGAAGTTGCAGCGGCAAGGCACGAAAGGCACACGGATGGCAGCTACCAAGAAACATGTCGCAATCCTCGGTGGAGGAGTGTGTGGGCTCTATGCCGCCCGCGTCCTCACTCGTGTGGGCATTCCGGTCACCGTTTTGGAAAAAGGAGCGCAGCCAGGAGGGCTGGCCACCTCCCATGAGCGGAGTGGCAACTGGTACGACTTGGGGTGCCACATGCTTCATGAGTTCGACAAAGAGGTCTATGAAGACATCATGTCGCTCATGGGGGATGAGAGCATCCCGGTGCAGTTGGATGCCAAGATCCGCTGGGCAGGCAGCTTCTATCGCTACCCGCTACAGTTCCAGGACATGATCAAGGGGATTCCCATTTTCACCCTGGCCTTCTATACCCTTGGTTTGTTTTACGCCCAGATCCGTCAGGCTTTGGTGCCTTGGCACCCGAAGAATGCGGAGGAGGCTTTGATCCAGCTCTATGGGGCTCCTCTGTATAAGTTCTTCTTCAAGGACTTCACCCATCGCTACTGGGGCATTCACCCGCGCGAGCTCAGTGCCACCTTCATCACCACCAAGATGCCGCGGCTCAGTGCGGTGGATGTGATCAAGAAGGCGCTCGGCAAAGTGGGTGTGAAGGACAAAAGCTTGAAGGCAGTGGACAGCGCTCTTCACGAGGAGACGCTGCACTATTCCCGCACGGGTGCGGAGGCCATGCCCCGGGCAATGGCCCAGGCGGTGACGGAAGCGGGCGGGAGTGTGATTCTCAACGCCGATGTCCAGCAAGTGCAGATGACCGACGGCCGGGTGACGGCGGTGACGTATCGGCAAGGTGGGGAGACCCACGTGGTGGAATGCGATGAGTGCATCTCTACGATCCCCCTGCCTTGGCTGGTGCAAAAAGCAGATCCGGCCCCGGCAGCGAGCGTGGTGGAAGCTTCCCATCAGCTCCGTTTCAAGCCCATCTCCATTTACGGCCTGCTGGTAAAGAAACCGAAGTGCATCGACGGCCTCTACATCTACTACCGGGATCGATTTTTCCATCGCGTGGGCGAGCCCAAAAACGCTGGCCTCGTGGTGAAACCCGAGGGGCACACTGTGCTGATCGTGGAGACCACCTGTGAAATCGGCGATGCTAAATGGAACGGCACTGAGGAAGCCAAAGAGCGGCTCTTTACGGATCTGGAACTGGAGAACATCTGTGCCCGGGAAGACGTTGTGGAGGTGAACATTCTGCACGGCGAGACAGGGTACCCGATCTTCAGCCTCGGCTTTGAGCCGCACTATGAGCAAGTCATGCAGTGGGTAAAAGGGGTCAGCAACCTACAGTCCACCGGACGGCAGGGGGGCTTCAAATATCCCAACATGCACTCCGCCATGCGTATGGGGGCGACGGCCGCCCAAGTGGTTTTGAAGCGGTTGCAGCATTCGTAGGCTCGAGGAGCCATCACAGATCACCGCCCTTGGGCGGTGTCTTCCAGGACCGTTCCATCGGTGGGAGCTGAAAGTGCTCCCGAATCATGTCCACATTCTTGAGATTGGCCTTCACGACGAGGTCAAAAATGTCACCGGCAAAGGGGACGGACCCCACACCCGTATCAACAAGAATGTTCATGACCATTTTGGCCAGCTTTGCGCGAGGCAGTCCCAGCCTTCCTGCCTGGACGACGATGAATCCAGAGGCCAGAGAGGTGGCGACATCGCCCACGACCGGCAGCAGCATGCCGATGACTCCATCTGCGCCCACCCGCCAGTTCAGTCCGGGGATGTTGATCGCCGAGTCCAGAATGCGGGCCAGTTTCTCCA contains these protein-coding regions:
- a CDS encoding homoserine dehydrogenase → MLQELKQREKEGRPIQIGLIGSGAMGTGIAYQIGRTPGMRLAFVADQNLEAAQKGADKYGKPTLVTTDGMAALRDEKLHVDVFVEATNSIIAAYDYCIAAIQRKSHVVMMNAEVDLILGHLLQAEAQKHGVVVTSDAGDQHGVLARMMEEIEMWGFDIVQAGNMKGFLDRHRDIEGTVEIAKKLGLSTIQCLAYTDGSKLNIEMAVIANEYGLTPFVPGMEGPKANKMQDVVDLFDFDKYNGQGRVDYVLGAKEHGGGVYVVAKCESEFQQGYMNYYKVTNKHPYYVFLRPYHLCHLETPRASALAALYNKPVCTQRMGRISDCFAYAKKDLPAGTRVEHAIGSDEVYGLIEEAAPAYAAGRMPQGVLDVEESNERPVLKRAVKKDEPLFWDDFNMPASRMVELWNQQMALPGIKK
- a CDS encoding FAD-dependent oxidoreductase, whose protein sequence is MAATKKHVAILGGGVCGLYAARVLTRVGIPVTVLEKGAQPGGLATSHERSGNWYDLGCHMLHEFDKEVYEDIMSLMGDESIPVQLDAKIRWAGSFYRYPLQFQDMIKGIPIFTLAFYTLGLFYAQIRQALVPWHPKNAEEALIQLYGAPLYKFFFKDFTHRYWGIHPRELSATFITTKMPRLSAVDVIKKALGKVGVKDKSLKAVDSALHEETLHYSRTGAEAMPRAMAQAVTEAGGSVILNADVQQVQMTDGRVTAVTYRQGGETHVVECDECISTIPLPWLVQKADPAPAASVVEASHQLRFKPISIYGLLVKKPKCIDGLYIYYRDRFFHRVGEPKNAGLVVKPEGHTVLIVETTCEIGDAKWNGTEEAKERLFTDLELENICAREDVVEVNILHGETGYPIFSLGFEPHYEQVMQWVKGVSNLQSTGRQGGFKYPNMHSAMRMGATAAQVVLKRLQHS
- a CDS encoding DUF4112 domain-containing protein is translated as MPNETDFEVLPPEMPGASYTPTDLTPDQELILKQVEKLARILDSAINIPGLNWRVGADGVIGMLLPVVGDVATSLASGFIVVQAGRLGLPRAKLAKMVMNILVDTGVGSVPFAGDIFDLVVKANLKNVDMIREHFQLPPMERSWKTPPKGGDL